A window from Nodosilinea sp. PGN35 encodes these proteins:
- a CDS encoding iron uptake porin produces MNKLFWQALLAVPAALGAAVAVSGSAIAADAATPQVSNFEQDSVQLAQITSVSELTDVLPSDWAFQALQSLVENYGCIQGYPDRTFRGQRSMTRFEFAAGLNACLDVIATLIAQSGINPDDLATIRRLQEEFQAELATLRGRVDALEAETATLRAQQFSTTTKLRGQADFHLVTPFDTIPGETSTSVAARARLNFDSSFTGDDRLRIRLQSGNGNAFEALYGLANAGNSGPNYNVGIDDFYYQFPVGNRITVTAAARGLSGDDWVTSTILPFDGPAVADAGNPRFYATGGSSSNGAGVGVNIAFTDNIVLDAGYTGGAPGAFDPSVGLFAATSQSYIAQLNFLSDGFFNAAIAYLHNDLSSDFAVDGLGTAAAPGATDTFAGLLSLDFGNFFVAGHGAYQTFNGGNDFSWTAGLGFNNFLAEGAQLGVYGGQLPQLAGYTDNPFIVEGYYDVPFNQFLTITPALIYGDASLAGTTDNTGFWGVLRATFRF; encoded by the coding sequence GTGAACAAACTATTCTGGCAAGCTTTGCTGGCTGTGCCCGCTGCCCTGGGTGCAGCGGTGGCCGTCTCTGGCAGTGCGATCGCGGCTGACGCTGCGACCCCCCAGGTCAGCAATTTCGAACAAGACTCAGTGCAGCTGGCTCAGATCACCAGCGTGTCAGAACTGACCGACGTCCTGCCCTCCGACTGGGCCTTCCAGGCGCTCCAAAGCCTGGTTGAAAACTACGGCTGTATTCAGGGCTACCCCGACCGCACCTTCCGCGGTCAGCGCAGCATGACTCGCTTTGAGTTTGCCGCCGGTCTCAACGCCTGCCTAGACGTCATCGCCACCCTGATCGCCCAGTCCGGCATCAACCCCGATGACCTGGCCACCATCCGCCGCCTGCAAGAAGAATTCCAGGCTGAACTCGCCACCCTCCGCGGTCGAGTTGACGCCCTGGAAGCTGAAACCGCTACCCTCCGGGCGCAGCAGTTCTCCACCACTACCAAGCTGCGGGGTCAGGCTGACTTTCACCTCGTCACCCCCTTCGATACTATCCCCGGCGAGACCAGCACCAGCGTTGCCGCCCGGGCGCGCCTCAACTTCGACTCCAGCTTCACCGGGGACGACCGCCTGCGCATTCGTCTGCAAAGCGGCAACGGCAACGCCTTTGAGGCGCTCTATGGCCTGGCCAACGCTGGCAACAGCGGCCCCAACTACAACGTTGGCATCGACGACTTTTACTACCAGTTCCCGGTAGGCAATCGGATTACGGTGACGGCTGCGGCTCGCGGGCTTTCTGGAGATGACTGGGTGACCAGCACTATTCTTCCCTTTGATGGCCCCGCTGTCGCCGATGCTGGCAATCCGCGTTTCTACGCTACCGGTGGCAGCAGTTCCAATGGTGCTGGGGTAGGCGTCAACATCGCCTTCACCGACAACATTGTGCTTGACGCTGGCTACACTGGTGGTGCCCCCGGTGCCTTTGATCCTTCTGTGGGTCTCTTCGCCGCCACCAGCCAGAGCTACATCGCTCAGCTCAACTTCCTTTCCGATGGATTTTTTAACGCCGCGATCGCTTACCTGCACAACGATCTGTCGTCTGATTTTGCTGTAGACGGCCTGGGTACTGCTGCCGCTCCTGGGGCCACTGACACCTTTGCCGGTTTGCTGAGTCTGGATTTCGGCAACTTCTTTGTTGCCGGTCACGGTGCTTACCAGACGTTTAATGGCGGTAACGACTTTAGCTGGACGGCGGGGTTGGGCTTCAATAACTTCCTGGCTGAGGGTGCTCAACTGGGGGTTTACGGCGGTCAACTGCCTCAGCTGGCCGGTTATACCGACAACCCCTTCATTGTTGAGGGTTACTACGATGTGCCCTTCAATCAGTTCCTGACCATCACTCCCGCGCTGATCTACGGTGACGCCAGCCTGGCGGGTACCACCGATAACACCGGGTTTTGGGGCGTTCTGCGTGCCACCTTCCGGTTCTAG
- a CDS encoding gamma-glutamylcyclotransferase, with protein MVGDDHCHLFVYGTLKPGERAFARLCEPFAIAAQAAQTRGRLYHLPLGYPAMTLELGWVRGVLLTFPSAQSLTAIDAFEEYYPDCPETSEYQRRLHPVYDLDQLCLGLAWAYTMDLDRVHRLRGRWLPQGHWAEF; from the coding sequence ATGGTTGGTGACGATCATTGCCATCTTTTTGTTTACGGCACGCTTAAGCCTGGGGAAAGAGCGTTTGCCAGGCTCTGCGAACCTTTTGCGATCGCAGCCCAAGCCGCTCAAACTAGGGGGCGGCTCTATCACTTACCCCTAGGCTACCCAGCTATGACCCTAGAACTCGGCTGGGTACGGGGAGTTTTGCTGACTTTTCCCAGTGCCCAGAGCCTAACCGCTATTGACGCCTTTGAGGAGTACTATCCGGATTGCCCCGAGACCAGCGAGTATCAGCGCAGGTTGCACCCGGTCTACGATCTTGACCAGCTCTGTCTGGGGCTAGCCTGGGCATACACCATGGATCTAGACCGGGTGCATCGTTTGAGGGGAAGATGGCTGCCCCAGGGCCACTGGGCAGAGTTCTAA
- a CDS encoding 4a-hydroxytetrahydrobiopterin dehydratase — translation MATLLSDRDIQTRLSDLPNWSLSGKTITSTRTFKDFVTAIAFVNQLVEPAEAAGHHPDLEISYNRVVISLSTHDAGGLTEQDFAMANVISALG, via the coding sequence ATGGCCACTCTCCTCAGCGATCGCGACATTCAAACCAGGCTCAGCGACCTCCCTAACTGGAGCCTCAGCGGCAAAACCATTACGTCCACTCGCACCTTCAAAGACTTTGTCACCGCCATAGCCTTCGTAAATCAGCTGGTGGAACCCGCTGAAGCCGCCGGACATCACCCCGATTTAGAAATCTCCTACAACCGCGTTGTCATCAGCCTGTCTACCCACGATGCTGGCGGCTTGACAGAACAAGACTTTGCCATGGCCAACGTTATTTCTGCCCTGGGCTAG
- a CDS encoding iron uptake porin has protein sequence MAKLFWQALLAVPAALGAAVAVSGSAIAADAATPQVSNFEQDSVQLAQITSVSELTDVLPSDWAFQALQSLVENYGCIQGYPDRTFRGQRSMTRFEFAAGLNACLDVIATLIAQSGINPDDLATIRRLQEEFQAELATLRGRVDALEAETATLRAQQFSTTTKLAGQVDMQLVTPFDTLDASALFPAESSTSVAARARLNFDSSFTGNDRLRVRLQSGNGNAINPLGGLANAGNSGPNYNVGVDDFYYQFPVGSRLTVTASARGLQGDDWVTSTIVPFDGPGVADASGPQFYDVGGSSSNGAGVGLSFALTDNIVLDAGYTAGGPGAFDPSVGLFAATSQSYIAQLSFLSDGFLDLGLVYMHNDQSAAFAVDGLGTAAAPGATDTFAGLINLDFGGFFIAGHGAYQTFNGGNDFSWTAGLGFNNFLAEGTQLGIYGGQLPQLAGYSDNPFIIEGYYEIPFNQFLTITPAVIYGDANVAGAGDNTGFWGALRATFRF, from the coding sequence ATGGCTAAGTTATTTTGGCAAGCTTTGCTGGCTGTGCCCGCTGCCCTGGGTGCAGCGGTGGCCGTCTCTGGCAGTGCGATCGCGGCTGACGCTGCGACCCCCCAGGTCAGCAATTTCGAACAAGACTCAGTGCAGCTGGCTCAGATCACCAGCGTGTCAGAACTGACCGACGTCCTGCCCTCCGACTGGGCCTTCCAGGCGCTCCAAAGCCTGGTTGAAAACTACGGCTGTATTCAGGGCTACCCCGACCGCACCTTCCGCGGTCAGCGCAGCATGACTCGCTTTGAGTTTGCCGCCGGTCTCAACGCCTGCCTAGACGTCATCGCCACCCTGATCGCCCAGTCCGGCATCAACCCCGATGACCTGGCCACCATCCGCCGCCTGCAAGAAGAATTCCAGGCTGAACTCGCCACCCTCCGCGGTCGAGTTGACGCCCTGGAAGCTGAAACCGCTACCCTCCGGGCGCAGCAGTTCTCCACCACCACCAAGCTGGCTGGTCAAGTGGACATGCAGCTGGTCACCCCCTTTGACACTCTGGACGCTTCTGCCCTGTTCCCCGCTGAGAGCAGCACCAGCGTTGCCGCTCGCGCTCGCCTGAACTTTGACAGCAGCTTCACCGGTAACGATCGCCTGCGCGTTCGTCTGCAATCTGGCAACGGCAATGCTATCAACCCCCTAGGCGGTCTTGCCAACGCCGGTAACAGCGGCCCCAACTACAACGTTGGTGTGGACGACTTCTACTACCAGTTCCCCGTCGGCAGCCGTCTCACCGTGACCGCTTCGGCCCGTGGTCTCCAGGGCGATGACTGGGTAACCAGCACCATCGTGCCCTTCGACGGCCCCGGTGTTGCTGATGCCTCTGGCCCTCAGTTCTACGATGTGGGCGGCAGCAGCTCTAACGGCGCTGGTGTTGGTCTGAGCTTTGCCCTGACTGACAACATCGTCCTTGATGCCGGTTACACCGCTGGTGGCCCCGGTGCCTTCGATCCTTCCGTGGGTCTCTTTGCCGCTACCAGCCAGAGCTACATTGCTCAGCTCAGCTTCTTGAGCGATGGCTTCCTGGATCTGGGTCTTGTGTACATGCACAATGATCAGTCCGCTGCCTTTGCAGTAGATGGGCTCGGCACTGCCGCTGCTCCTGGGGCCACTGACACCTTTGCTGGTCTAATCAACCTTGACTTCGGCGGTTTCTTCATCGCTGGCCATGGGGCTTACCAGACCTTCAACGGTGGCAATGACTTCAGCTGGACGGCTGGTTTGGGCTTCAACAACTTCCTCGCTGAAGGTACCCAACTGGGCATCTACGGTGGCCAACTGCCTCAGCTAGCGGGTTACTCTGACAACCCCTTCATCATTGAGGGCTACTACGAGATTCCCTTCAACCAGTTCCTGACCATCACTCCCGCAGTGATCTACGGTGACGCCAACGTTGCCGGTGCTGGCGATAACACCGGGTTCTGGGGCGCTCTGCGTGCCACCTTCCGCTTCTAG
- a CDS encoding iron uptake porin, with translation MAKLFWQALLAVPAALGAAVAVSGSAIAADAATPQVSNFEQDSVQLAQITSVSELTDVLPSDWAFQALQSLVENYGCIQGYPDRTFRGQRSMTRFEFAAGLNACLDVIATLIAQSGINPDDLATIRRLQEEFQAELATLRGRVDALEAETATLRAQQFSTTTKLRGQADFHLVTPFDTIPGQTSTSVAARARLNFDSSFTGRDRLRIRLQSGNGNALQPLRGLANAGNSGENYNVGIDDFYYRFPLGNRITVTASARGLQGDDWVTSTIVPFDGPAVADAGGPQFYQSGGSSSNGAGLGLNFNFTDNIALDLGYTAGGPGAFDPSVGVFAASNQSYIAQLNFLSDGFFNAAVAYLHNDRSSIFALDNTGVAAPAGAVDTFAGLLNLDFGGFFIAGHGAYQTFNGGNDFSWNAGLGFNDFLAEGTQLGVYAGQLPQLAGNTDNPFIVEGYYRIPFNRFLTITPALIYGDAKLNTQTDNTGFWGALRATFTF, from the coding sequence ATGGCTAAGTTATTTTGGCAAGCTTTGCTGGCTGTGCCCGCTGCCCTGGGTGCAGCGGTGGCCGTCTCTGGCAGTGCGATCGCGGCTGACGCTGCGACCCCCCAGGTCAGCAATTTCGAACAAGACTCAGTGCAGCTGGCTCAGATCACCAGCGTGTCAGAACTGACCGACGTCCTGCCCTCCGACTGGGCCTTCCAGGCGCTGCAAAGCCTGGTTGAAAACTACGGCTGTATTCAGGGCTACCCCGACCGCACCTTCCGCGGTCAGCGCAGCATGACTCGCTTTGAGTTTGCCGCCGGTCTCAACGCCTGCCTAGACGTCATCGCCACCCTGATCGCCCAGTCCGGCATCAACCCCGATGATCTGGCCACCATCCGCCGCCTGCAAGAAGAATTCCAGGCTGAACTCGCCACCCTCCGCGGTCGAGTTGACGCCCTGGAAGCTGAAACCGCTACCCTCCGGGCACAGCAGTTCTCCACCACTACCAAGCTGCGGGGTCAGGCTGACTTTCACCTCGTCACCCCCTTCGATACTATCCCCGGTCAAACCAGCACCAGCGTTGCCGCCCGGGCGCGCCTCAACTTCGACTCCAGCTTTACCGGCCGCGATCGCCTGCGCATTCGTCTGCAAAGCGGCAACGGCAACGCCCTTCAACCCCTACGGGGTCTGGCAAACGCCGGTAACAGTGGGGAAAACTACAACGTCGGCATTGACGACTTCTACTACCGCTTTCCCCTGGGCAACCGCATCACCGTGACCGCTTCGGCCCGTGGCCTCCAGGGCGATGACTGGGTAACCAGCACCATCGTGCCCTTCGACGGCCCGGCCGTAGCGGATGCCGGTGGGCCTCAGTTCTACCAAAGTGGCGGCAGCAGCTCCAACGGGGCAGGCTTGGGCCTCAACTTCAACTTTACCGACAACATCGCCCTTGACCTGGGCTACACCGCTGGCGGCCCGGGAGCCTTTGACCCCTCTGTCGGTGTCTTTGCAGCCAGCAACCAGAGCTACATCGCCCAGCTTAACTTCCTCTCCGATGGCTTCTTCAACGCTGCGGTGGCCTACCTCCACAACGATCGCTCCTCTATCTTTGCCCTCGACAATACCGGTGTAGCAGCCCCTGCGGGTGCGGTTGATACCTTCGCAGGCCTGCTGAACCTTGACTTTGGCGGTTTCTTTATCGCCGGTCACGGGGCCTACCAAACCTTCAATGGCGGTAACGACTTTAGCTGGAACGCTGGCCTCGGCTTCAACGACTTCCTGGCTGAGGGTACTCAGCTGGGCGTCTACGCTGGTCAACTACCCCAGCTAGCTGGCAATACCGACAATCCGTTTATTGTGGAAGGCTACTACCGCATTCCCTTCAACCGTTTCCTAACGATTACTCCCGCGCTCATCTACGGCGACGCCAAGCTCAATACCCAGACCGACAACACCGGTTTCTGGGGAGCTCTGCGCGCCACGTTCACCTTCTAG